The Mycetohabitans endofungorum genome contains a region encoding:
- the polA gene encoding DNA polymerase I produces the protein MLENQNLEGKTLLLVDGSSYLYRAYHAMPDLRGPDGGPTGALYGLINMMRRLRRDIPAEYSACVFDAKGKTFRDDWYPDYKAHRPPMPEDLSRQIEPIHVAVRALGWPLLMIERVEADDVIGTLAVRAAQAGMNVVVSTGDKDLAQLVNERVTLINTMTNERLDRDGVIAKFGVPPERIVDYLTLIGDTVDNVPGVDKCGPKTALKWLAQYQTLDGIIEHANDIKGAVGDNLRRVLAFLPTARRLVTVHTECDLFPQVQSIAESLQARAEAKDELRDIYLRHGFKTWLRELDSEAGPDMFTATADGGVALGPGVVEPAPATDIERQYETVNAWEQFERWLTVIEAAPLTSFDTETTSLDPMRARIVGISFATDPGRAAYIPLAHRGPDHPVQLPRDEVLARLKPWLESAAHKKVGQHLKYDAQVLANHGITLAGIEHDTLLESYVLESHRPHDMDNLATRHLGVKTIKYEDVAGKGAAQIGFDEVSVDVATEYSAEDADITLRLHQVLYPQIQVEKELDYVYRSIELPTARVLQIIERNGVLIDKDRLVAQSNELGIRMLELQAEAYALAGGEFNLNSPKQIGEIFFQRLQLPVVKKTPSGAPSTDEDVLQKLAEDYPLPKVLLDYRALTKLKSTYTDKLPKMINPDTGRVHTNYAQAVAVTGRLASNDPNLQNIPVRTPEGRRIREAFIAPPGSSIVSADYSQIELRIMAHISGDASLMAAFEHGEDVHRATASEIFGVTRQEVTSEQRRIAKVINFGLIYGMSAFGLASNLGIARDAAKLYIDRYFARYPGVARYMDETRMEAKSRGFVQTVFGRRLWLPEINGGNGPRRQAAERAAINAPMQGTAADLIKLSMIAVQDWIERARVKSRLIMQVHDELVLEVPDDELEIIRAKVPELMCSVAQLNVPLVAELGAGANWEEAH, from the coding sequence ATGCTTGAAAATCAGAACCTCGAAGGCAAGACCCTGCTATTGGTCGATGGTTCGAGCTATTTATACCGGGCCTACCATGCGATGCCGGACTTGCGCGGGCCGGACGGTGGTCCGACGGGTGCGCTGTACGGTCTCATCAACATGATGAGGCGATTGCGTCGCGACATTCCCGCAGAGTATAGCGCGTGCGTGTTCGATGCGAAGGGCAAGACGTTTCGCGACGACTGGTATCCGGACTATAAGGCGCACCGCCCGCCGATGCCCGAGGACTTGTCCCGTCAGATCGAGCCAATCCACGTCGCGGTGCGCGCGCTCGGCTGGCCGCTGCTGATGATCGAGCGCGTGGAGGCCGACGACGTGATCGGCACGCTGGCGGTGCGCGCTGCGCAGGCTGGCATGAACGTGGTGGTGTCTACGGGCGATAAGGACCTCGCGCAACTGGTGAACGAGCGCGTCACGTTGATCAACACGATGACCAATGAGCGGCTCGACCGCGACGGCGTGATCGCGAAGTTCGGCGTGCCCCCCGAGCGTATCGTCGACTATCTGACGTTGATCGGCGATACCGTCGACAACGTGCCGGGCGTGGATAAGTGCGGACCGAAGACCGCGCTCAAATGGCTCGCACAGTATCAGACGCTGGACGGTATCATCGAGCACGCGAACGATATCAAGGGCGCGGTTGGCGACAACCTGCGTCGTGTGCTCGCGTTCCTGCCCACCGCGCGCCGGCTCGTTACCGTGCATACCGAATGCGACTTGTTCCCGCAAGTGCAGTCCATAGCCGAGTCGCTGCAGGCACGGGCAGAAGCTAAGGACGAATTGCGCGACATTTATTTGCGGCACGGCTTCAAGACGTGGTTGCGCGAGCTCGATAGCGAGGCCGGGCCCGACATGTTCACGGCCACGGCCGACGGCGGGGTCGCGCTCGGCCCCGGCGTGGTCGAGCCGGCGCCGGCGACCGACATCGAGCGACAGTACGAAACCGTCAATGCATGGGAGCAGTTCGAGCGGTGGCTGACGGTGATCGAGGCGGCGCCCCTCACGTCGTTTGACACCGAGACCACATCGCTGGACCCGATGCGCGCGCGTATTGTCGGCATATCGTTTGCGACCGATCCCGGGCGCGCCGCATATATTCCGCTCGCGCACCGCGGGCCGGATCATCCGGTGCAACTGCCGCGCGACGAGGTGCTCGCGCGGCTCAAGCCGTGGCTGGAGAGCGCCGCACATAAGAAGGTTGGCCAGCATCTGAAGTATGATGCACAGGTCTTGGCGAATCATGGCATCACGCTGGCCGGCATTGAGCATGACACGCTGCTCGAATCGTATGTGCTCGAATCGCACCGTCCGCACGACATGGACAATCTCGCGACGCGGCATCTCGGCGTAAAGACGATTAAGTACGAGGACGTCGCCGGCAAAGGTGCGGCGCAAATCGGCTTCGACGAGGTCTCGGTGGACGTGGCCACCGAATATTCCGCCGAGGATGCCGACATCACGTTGCGGTTGCACCAGGTGCTATATCCGCAGATCCAGGTCGAGAAAGAGCTAGACTACGTTTATCGATCGATTGAGCTGCCGACGGCGCGCGTGCTGCAGATCATCGAGCGCAACGGCGTGCTGATCGATAAAGACCGGCTCGTTGCGCAGAGCAACGAGCTTGGCATCCGGATGCTGGAGTTGCAGGCCGAGGCGTATGCCCTAGCTGGCGGCGAGTTCAATTTGAATTCGCCGAAGCAGATCGGCGAGATCTTCTTCCAGCGGTTGCAGTTGCCGGTGGTCAAGAAGACCCCGTCAGGCGCGCCGTCCACCGACGAGGACGTATTGCAGAAGCTCGCCGAGGACTATCCGCTGCCGAAGGTGTTGCTCGACTACCGCGCGTTGACCAAGCTCAAGTCGACCTATACGGACAAGCTGCCGAAGATGATCAATCCGGACACTGGCCGCGTGCATACCAACTATGCACAGGCAGTAGCCGTGACCGGGCGGCTTGCGTCCAATGATCCGAATCTGCAGAACATTCCGGTTCGCACGCCGGAAGGGCGGCGTATCCGTGAAGCGTTCATCGCGCCGCCGGGCAGTAGCATCGTCTCGGCTGATTACTCGCAGATCGAGTTGCGCATCATGGCGCACATCTCGGGCGACGCGTCGCTGATGGCGGCCTTCGAGCACGGCGAGGACGTGCACCGCGCGACTGCGTCGGAAATCTTCGGCGTGACGCGGCAGGAGGTCACGAGCGAGCAGCGGCGCATCGCGAAAGTGATCAATTTCGGCTTGATCTATGGCATGAGCGCGTTTGGCCTTGCATCGAATCTGGGCATTGCGCGCGACGCGGCCAAACTTTATATCGACCGCTATTTTGCTCGCTATCCGGGGGTCGCGCGGTATATGGACGAGACGCGGATGGAGGCGAAGTCGCGCGGTTTCGTCCAGACCGTGTTTGGTCGCCGGCTGTGGCTGCCGGAGATCAACGGCGGCAATGGCCCGCGCCGTCAGGCCGCCGAGCGCGCCGCGATTAACGCGCCGATGCAAGGGACCGCGGCCGATCTGATCAAGCTGTCGATGATCGCTGTGCAGGATTGGATCGAGCGCGCGCGCGTGAAGTCGCGATTGATCATGCAGGTCCATGACGAATTGGTGCTGGAGGTGCCCGACGATGAATTGGAGATTATCCGCGCCAAGGTGCCCGAGCTGATGTGTTCGGTCGCTCAACTCAACGTGCCGCTGGTCGCTGAATTGGGTGCGGGTGCCAACTGGGAGGAAGCGCATTGA
- a CDS encoding TIGR00730 family Rossman fold protein: MTKRKVIPSLRSLADQERATAKKARASWQMFTIMAEFIEATEYLSEIRPAISIYGSARLKPNSPYYKLAMQIARKLSDAGFAVISGGGPGIMEAANKGAHAGKAPSVGLNIELPHEQSGNQYQDISLRFRHFFTRKVTFVKNSDAVIVMPGGFGTLDELAEVLTLIQTKKSRHVPIILVGSTFWKGLLDWFRDALEPMGLIGPHDIDLMQVIDEPDKVLEAVLAFYEERAPAEGAQPPAKSDEDRMFYL; this comes from the coding sequence ATGACCAAGAGAAAAGTGATTCCGAGTCTGCGTTCACTCGCAGATCAAGAGCGCGCGACAGCCAAGAAGGCCCGCGCATCGTGGCAGATGTTCACGATTATGGCAGAGTTTATCGAGGCGACCGAGTACCTGTCGGAAATCCGCCCGGCCATCAGCATTTACGGTTCTGCCCGGCTTAAGCCGAACTCGCCATACTACAAGCTCGCCATGCAGATTGCCCGCAAGCTGTCCGATGCCGGCTTTGCAGTGATCTCCGGCGGCGGCCCCGGCATCATGGAAGCCGCCAACAAAGGCGCGCACGCGGGCAAGGCGCCTTCGGTCGGCCTGAACATCGAGTTGCCGCATGAGCAAAGCGGCAACCAGTATCAGGACATCTCGCTGCGCTTCAGACATTTCTTCACCCGCAAGGTCACGTTCGTAAAAAATTCTGACGCGGTGATCGTGATGCCCGGTGGATTTGGCACGCTCGACGAGCTCGCGGAAGTGCTGACGCTGATCCAGACGAAAAAATCGCGCCATGTGCCGATTATCCTGGTTGGCTCCACGTTCTGGAAAGGTCTGTTGGACTGGTTCCGCGACGCGCTTGAACCGATGGGGCTGATCGGCCCACACGACATCGATTTGATGCAGGTGATCGACGAGCCGGACAAGGTGCTCGAGGCCGTGCTCGCATTCTACGAGGAGCGGGCGCCGGCCGAAGGTGCACAGCCTCCGGCCAAGAGCGATGAAGACCGAATGTTCTACCTGTAG